From Blastochloris viridis, one genomic window encodes:
- a CDS encoding homoserine dehydrogenase yields the protein MVDKLKVGLAGLGTVGSAVVRILQDKASQLAATVGRPVELVAFCAKDIRDGSLDLSAVRRVADPVALAADPGIDVLVELMGGEGDPAKSTVETALKSGKAVVTANKALIAAHGAALARLAEDNGVAFNFEAAVAGGIPVIKTMREGLLANRIDRVWGILNGTCNYILTRMFDEKLAFADCLKEAQRLGYAEADPTFDIDGFDTAHKLAILASLAFGTEVDKDAIYVEGIRQISLADLEMADELGYRVKLLGVAVRTEAGIEQRVHPTMVPKDAPLAQVGSVTNAVKIDGDKVSLTLIGPGAGGPATASAVVADLCDIARGNRVAPFGRPIALMAKPQRAPMQQHAGGYYIRLAAVDKPGTAATIARRMADEQISLESIVQRRRGHRAEPQEPCSVPAPVVLITYATSEDAVRRALAAIESDGVIVGAPQVIRIEQN from the coding sequence ATGGTCGATAAACTCAAGGTTGGCCTCGCCGGGCTCGGAACGGTGGGGTCAGCCGTCGTTCGCATTCTGCAGGACAAGGCGTCCCAGCTGGCTGCGACCGTCGGCCGCCCGGTCGAACTGGTGGCGTTCTGCGCCAAGGACATTCGCGACGGCAGCCTTGACCTGTCGGCGGTGCGGCGGGTGGCCGATCCGGTGGCGCTGGCCGCCGACCCCGGCATCGACGTCCTGGTCGAGCTGATGGGCGGGGAGGGCGACCCGGCCAAGTCCACGGTCGAGACCGCGCTCAAGTCTGGAAAGGCGGTGGTCACCGCCAACAAGGCGCTGATCGCCGCGCATGGCGCCGCGCTGGCCCGGCTCGCCGAGGATAACGGCGTCGCCTTCAATTTCGAGGCGGCGGTCGCCGGCGGCATTCCGGTGATCAAGACCATGCGCGAGGGGCTGCTCGCCAACCGCATCGACCGGGTGTGGGGCATCCTCAACGGCACCTGCAACTACATCCTCACCCGGATGTTCGACGAGAAGCTGGCGTTCGCGGACTGCCTGAAGGAGGCCCAGCGGCTCGGCTATGCCGAGGCCGACCCCACCTTCGACATCGACGGCTTCGACACCGCCCACAAGCTGGCGATCCTGGCCTCGCTCGCGTTTGGCACCGAGGTCGACAAGGACGCCATCTATGTCGAGGGCATCCGCCAGATCTCGCTCGCCGACCTCGAAATGGCCGACGAACTCGGCTACCGGGTCAAGCTGCTTGGCGTCGCGGTGCGTACCGAGGCCGGCATCGAGCAGCGCGTTCATCCCACCATGGTGCCGAAGGACGCGCCGCTCGCCCAGGTCGGCAGCGTCACCAACGCCGTCAAGATCGACGGTGACAAGGTGTCGCTGACCCTGATCGGCCCCGGCGCCGGCGGCCCGGCCACGGCCTCGGCGGTGGTGGCCGACCTCTGCGACATCGCCCGCGGCAACCGGGTCGCGCCGTTTGGCCGGCCGATCGCGCTGATGGCCAAGCCGCAGCGCGCGCCGATGCAGCAGCATGCCGGCGGCTACTACATAAGGCTCGCCGCCGTCGACAAGCCCGGCACCGCCGCGACCATCGCACGGCGGATGGCCGACGAGCAGATCTCGCTCGAATCGATCGTGCAGCGCCGGCGCGGCCACCGCGCCGAGCCGCAGGAACCCTGCTCAGTGCCGGCTCCTGTGGTATTGATTACGTATGCAACCAGCGAGGACGCGG
- a CDS encoding LL-diaminopimelate aminotransferase: MDEFYRIRRLPPYVFEQVNRVKAAARNSGVDIIDLGMGNPDLPAPAHVVDKLKETVGKPRTDRYSASKGIAGLRRAQAGYYGRRFGVKLDPDRQVVATLGSKEGFANMAQAITAPGDVVLVPNPSYPIHAFGFLMAGGVIRSVPCDPTPEFFHALERAVIHSIPKPIAVVVCYPSNPTAHVASLDFYKDLVAFAKKHDIFVLSDVAYAEVYFDDNPPPSVLQVPGAMDVTVEFTSMSKTFSMAGWRIGFAVGNERLIAALARVKSYLDYGAFTPVQVAATAALNGPEECIREMRDTYKKRREALVDSFARAGWDIPPPAASMFAWVPIPERFRELGSIEFSKLLIEKAEVAVAPGLGFGEHGDGYVRIAMVENEQRIRQAARNIRRFLETADKTLHNVVPIAARA; encoded by the coding sequence ATGGACGAATTTTACCGCATCCGCCGCCTTCCCCCATACGTTTTCGAGCAGGTGAACCGTGTGAAGGCGGCGGCTCGGAACTCGGGTGTCGACATCATCGATCTCGGCATGGGCAATCCGGACCTGCCGGCGCCGGCTCACGTGGTCGACAAGCTGAAGGAAACGGTCGGCAAGCCGCGCACCGACCGCTATTCCGCCTCCAAGGGCATTGCCGGGTTGCGCCGAGCGCAGGCCGGCTATTATGGCCGCCGCTTCGGCGTCAAGCTCGACCCCGACCGCCAGGTGGTGGCGACGCTGGGCTCCAAGGAAGGCTTCGCCAACATGGCGCAGGCCATCACCGCGCCGGGCGACGTCGTGCTGGTGCCGAACCCGAGCTACCCGATCCACGCCTTCGGCTTTCTGATGGCCGGCGGCGTCATCCGCTCGGTACCGTGCGATCCGACCCCGGAGTTTTTCCACGCGCTGGAGCGGGCGGTGATCCATTCGATCCCGAAGCCGATCGCGGTGGTGGTGTGCTACCCCTCCAACCCGACCGCGCACGTCGCTTCGCTCGATTTCTACAAGGACCTCGTCGCCTTCGCCAAGAAGCACGACATCTTCGTGCTGTCGGACGTCGCCTATGCCGAGGTCTATTTCGACGACAACCCGCCGCCGTCGGTGCTGCAGGTGCCCGGTGCCATGGACGTCACCGTCGAGTTCACCTCGATGTCGAAGACGTTCTCGATGGCCGGCTGGCGCATCGGCTTCGCCGTCGGCAACGAGCGGCTGATCGCCGCGCTGGCGCGGGTGAAGTCCTATCTCGACTACGGCGCCTTTACCCCGGTGCAGGTGGCGGCCACCGCCGCGCTCAACGGGCCGGAGGAGTGCATCCGCGAGATGCGCGACACCTACAAGAAGCGCCGCGAGGCGCTGGTCGACAGCTTCGCGCGGGCAGGGTGGGACATTCCGCCGCCGGCGGCCTCGATGTTCGCCTGGGTGCCGATTCCGGAGCGATTCCGCGAGCTTGGCTCGATCGAGTTCTCGAAGCTCCTGATCGAGAAGGCCGAGGTTGCGGTGGCGCCGGGCCTCGGCTTCGGCGAGCACGGCGACGGTTATGTCCGCATCGCCATGGTGGAAAACGAGCAGCGTATCCGCCAGGCTGCCCGTAATATCCGACGTTTCCTTGAAACTGCCGACAAGACGTTGCACAACGTCGTGCCGATTGCCGCCCGCGCTTGA